A single Desulfobacterales bacterium DNA region contains:
- a CDS encoding class I SAM-dependent methyltransferase, translated as MNDFSKRINEILNHGALNLAMAIGYKNRIFDILEELNKPVTVLEIASASGLHDRYLKEWLGIMVTGKIIELSRTPGGEDTYFLPPEHALFLTRKAGSNNMGVYTQEIPLLTSCALESVNGNFKTGEGVPFSRYPDFQRFMAELSDAKHKETLINHFLPSVDKGRLLARLTDGIRVCDLGCGHGVAVNLMARAFSKSSFTGIDNHEEAIRNARNDARELGLSNAVYNVLDAAKIHGQKEFFRRFDYICAFDAIHDQSHPLEALKGIRYMLAPGGIFSMIDIKAGSNLADNIDHPMGPFLYTVSLMHCMPVGLNDNGTGLGMMWGQEKAEALLREAGFEHIELTEMEHDPFNLHYFCKAPL; from the coding sequence ATGAATGATTTTTCAAAAAGGATAAATGAAATTCTCAACCATGGCGCTTTAAATCTTGCCATGGCCATAGGATATAAAAACCGGATTTTCGATATTCTTGAAGAACTGAACAAACCGGTGACAGTTCTGGAAATTGCTTCTGCTTCAGGGCTCCATGACAGGTATCTCAAAGAATGGCTTGGGATAATGGTGACCGGCAAAATCATTGAATTGTCCCGGACGCCAGGTGGAGAGGACACATATTTTCTGCCTCCTGAGCATGCTTTATTTCTGACACGCAAGGCAGGAAGCAACAATATGGGAGTCTATACCCAGGAAATTCCTTTGCTGACATCCTGCGCACTGGAATCGGTTAACGGAAATTTTAAAACCGGGGAAGGGGTTCCCTTCTCAAGGTATCCTGATTTTCAAAGATTCATGGCCGAACTTTCCGATGCAAAGCACAAAGAGACGCTGATTAACCATTTTCTCCCGTCTGTTGACAAAGGACGACTGCTTGCCCGTCTTACCGACGGAATAAGGGTTTGTGACCTGGGTTGTGGCCATGGCGTTGCGGTAAATCTCATGGCCCGGGCATTTTCCAAAAGTAGTTTTACCGGCATTGACAATCACGAGGAGGCGATCAGAAACGCCAGAAACGATGCCCGGGAGTTGGGCCTTTCCAATGCAGTATACAACGTTCTGGATGCAGCAAAAATCCATGGGCAAAAAGAATTTTTCAGGCGGTTTGATTATATCTGTGCCTTTGATGCCATCCACGATCAGAGCCATCCCCTGGAAGCCCTTAAAGGAATCAGATACATGCTGGCACCTGGCGGAATATTTTCAATGATCGATATCAAGGCCGGATCAAACCTGGCTGACAACATAGATCACCCGATGGGACCCTTCCTGTATACGGTGAGCCTGATGCACTGTATGCCGGTGGGACTGAACGACAATGGAACCGGACTTGGAATGATGTGGGGGCAGGAAAAAGCAGAAGCGCTGCTCAGAGAAGCCGGATTTGAACATATTGAGCTCACGGAGATGGAACATGACCCGTTTAACCTCCATTACTTTTGCAAGGCACCGCTATAG
- a CDS encoding helicase-related protein, whose amino-acid sequence MQILDNINTLWGDDLKQMLKTGSKLKIAASCFSIYAYEALKNELERIDDLEFIFTAPTFVPNEVTDKVSKERREFYIPRQQRERSLYGSEFEIQLKNKLTQRAIAKECAAWMRRKARFRSNATKAPMQQFACLDFRNAGAAYMPLHGFTAVDLGYQQGNAISNLINKLNEAPLTTTYLQLFNQIWNDASKLEDVTENLCAHIESVYQENAPERIYFLMLYNIFNEFLEDLNEDVLPNDLTGYQDSIVWNKLFNFQRDAATGIINKLESYNGCILADSVGLGKTFTALAVIKYYELRNRSVLVLCPKKIADNWLNYNRNLKTNILAKDRLNYDVLCHTDLQRTSGESFGTPLNRINWGNYDLVVIDESHNFRNNDAYKEKETRYQKLMTAVIRDGVKTKVLMLSATPVNNRFNDLRNQLALAYEGDSENLSKKLRTGKSVEEIFRRAQAVFNQWSKLPPEHRTARAILDSLDFDFFELLDSVTIARSRKHIETFYDTKDIGKFPTRRKPLSYRCPLTMLDDVMSFNEIYQQLCLLKLSVYAPVSYILSSRLKKYEDLYDTAVDGGKGKFRQADREKSLQALMTINLLKRLESSVESFRLTLSTLKEKHTDMLSKIARFKQSGKNSLIHDCAAALGELEADDDDLTALEDNKIGDKVQVSLSDMDLPSWEHHLGHDLKIIEELLASMIKIKPEDDAKLQHLKMHIEKKITEPINPGNRKVIIFTAFADTANYLYENLAQEFLKKLGVHSGRVTGKDSPKSTLRKGFDFQTLLTLFSPHSKEKDLILPHETGEIDILIGTDCISEGQNLQDCDYVINYDIHWNPVRIIQRFGRIDRIGSLNESIQLVNYWPDISLDEYINLKERVENRMVIADVTATGDDNVLTAQSNDVSYRKEQLRRLQEEVIELEDLKTGVNITDLGLNDFRMDLLNYVKANGDLGAVPSGMHAVVPAKPEVGLTPGVIFTLRNRNSGVTVNQHNRLHPFYLVYIDNHGEVVTNHTEVKRLLDLVRSSCKGLDKPVLDICRQFNAETDDGREMTRYSDLLSQAIRSMIEVKEDKDLDSLFTGSKTTALVDAIAGLDDFELITFLVIQARRT is encoded by the coding sequence ATGCAAATTTTAGACAATATAAACACCCTTTGGGGTGATGACCTGAAGCAGATGCTCAAAACAGGATCAAAACTGAAAATTGCCGCATCCTGTTTTTCCATATATGCCTATGAAGCCCTGAAAAATGAACTTGAAAGGATTGATGATTTAGAATTCATATTCACGGCACCTACTTTTGTTCCCAATGAAGTGACCGACAAAGTTTCAAAAGAAAGGCGAGAGTTTTATATTCCCAGACAGCAACGGGAAAGAAGCCTCTACGGAAGTGAATTTGAAATCCAGCTCAAAAACAAACTCACTCAGCGGGCCATTGCGAAAGAGTGCGCCGCGTGGATGAGACGCAAAGCCAGGTTCCGCTCCAATGCGACCAAAGCCCCCATGCAGCAGTTTGCCTGCCTGGATTTCAGAAATGCCGGGGCCGCTTACATGCCGTTGCATGGATTTACCGCGGTTGATCTTGGGTATCAACAGGGAAATGCGATCTCTAATCTCATCAATAAATTAAACGAAGCACCGCTTACAACGACCTATCTGCAACTCTTCAATCAAATCTGGAATGATGCTTCAAAACTTGAAGATGTAACCGAAAATTTATGCGCACACATTGAATCGGTATATCAGGAAAACGCTCCCGAAAGAATTTATTTTCTCATGCTCTACAACATCTTCAATGAGTTTCTGGAAGATTTGAATGAGGATGTCTTACCCAATGACCTTACGGGCTATCAGGACAGCATTGTATGGAACAAGCTTTTCAATTTCCAACGCGATGCGGCTACCGGGATTATCAATAAACTTGAAAGCTACAACGGATGCATATTGGCCGATAGCGTCGGACTGGGAAAAACGTTCACCGCGCTTGCCGTTATCAAATATTACGAATTGCGCAACCGCTCGGTATTAGTGCTTTGCCCTAAAAAAATTGCAGATAACTGGCTGAACTACAACCGGAATCTGAAAACCAATATTCTTGCAAAAGACAGGCTTAACTACGATGTCCTCTGCCACACAGACCTGCAACGGACAAGCGGGGAATCCTTTGGCACCCCACTGAACCGGATCAACTGGGGTAACTATGACCTTGTCGTAATTGATGAGTCTCATAATTTCCGTAACAACGATGCCTATAAGGAAAAGGAAACCCGCTACCAGAAACTGATGACAGCCGTCATCCGTGACGGGGTTAAAACCAAGGTTCTGATGCTTTCGGCAACTCCGGTAAACAATCGGTTCAATGACCTTCGGAATCAGTTGGCTCTGGCATATGAGGGCGATTCCGAGAATTTGAGTAAAAAACTGCGAACGGGAAAAAGCGTCGAGGAGATATTTCGACGGGCTCAGGCTGTCTTTAATCAGTGGTCAAAGCTGCCTCCGGAACATCGTACGGCGCGGGCCATTCTTGATTCACTTGATTTTGATTTTTTTGAATTGTTGGACAGTGTTACCATTGCGCGGTCCAGAAAACATATCGAAACGTTTTACGACACCAAAGATATCGGAAAATTCCCCACACGACGCAAGCCCCTTTCTTACCGCTGCCCATTGACCATGCTTGATGATGTCATGAGTTTCAATGAGATTTATCAGCAGCTTTGCCTGTTGAAACTTTCCGTATATGCGCCGGTCAGTTACATCCTGTCGAGCCGGTTAAAAAAATATGAAGATCTCTATGATACCGCCGTGGATGGTGGCAAAGGCAAATTCAGACAGGCTGATCGGGAAAAGAGTCTTCAGGCGTTGATGACCATTAACCTGCTCAAACGTCTGGAAAGTTCTGTAGAATCGTTCCGGCTGACACTGAGCACACTGAAAGAAAAACACACCGATATGCTTTCAAAAATAGCGAGGTTCAAGCAATCCGGAAAAAACAGCTTAATTCATGACTGCGCTGCTGCTTTAGGTGAGCTTGAAGCCGATGACGATGATTTAACGGCACTGGAAGACAATAAAATTGGTGACAAAGTGCAGGTCAGCCTGTCAGACATGGACTTGCCTTCATGGGAGCATCATCTCGGACATGATTTAAAAATAATCGAAGAACTGCTCGCCTCAATGATAAAAATTAAGCCGGAAGATGATGCCAAACTTCAGCATTTGAAAATGCACATTGAAAAGAAAATCACCGAGCCGATTAACCCGGGCAACCGGAAGGTGATTATCTTCACCGCGTTTGCGGATACTGCCAACTATCTGTATGAAAATCTGGCGCAGGAATTCTTAAAAAAGCTCGGGGTTCATTCCGGCAGGGTCACCGGAAAAGATTCTCCAAAATCAACTTTGAGAAAAGGCTTTGATTTTCAAACGCTTCTGACGCTTTTTTCGCCGCATTCAAAAGAAAAGGACCTGATACTGCCGCATGAGACAGGTGAAATTGATATCCTGATCGGAACCGATTGTATATCCGAAGGGCAGAACCTTCAGGATTGCGATTATGTGATTAACTACGATATCCATTGGAATCCGGTTCGTATCATTCAGCGGTTCGGGCGAATTGACCGGATCGGCTCTCTTAATGAATCCATTCAGCTGGTGAATTATTGGCCGGATATTTCCCTGGATGAGTATATCAATCTGAAAGAGCGCGTCGAAAACCGGATGGTTATCGCCGATGTGACCGCTACCGGGGATGATAATGTGCTCACCGCACAATCCAATGATGTCTCCTACAGGAAAGAACAACTCCGCCGCTTGCAGGAAGAGGTTATTGAACTGGAAGATTTGAAAACGGGTGTTAATATTACGGATCTGGGGCTCAATGATTTTCGCATGGACCTGCTCAACTATGTCAAAGCAAATGGTGACCTTGGCGCAGTTCCCAGCGGCATGCACGCGGTTGTTCCGGCAAAGCCGGAAGTGGGACTCACCCCTGGCGTGATCTTTACGCTGCGTAATCGAAATTCAGGTGTAACCGTCAATCAACATAACCGCCTGCATCCCTTTTATCTGGTTTATATCGATAACCACGGCGAGGTTGTCACCAATCATACCGAAGTGAAACGATTGCTGGATCTGGTCAGAAGCAGCTGCAAAGGGTTGGATAAACCGGTCCTTGATATCTGCCGGCAGTTTAATGCGGAAACAGACGACGGGCGGGAGATGACACGCTATTCCGACCTCTTAAGTCAGGCCATTCGTTCCATGATAGAGGTGAAGGAAGACAAGGATCTGGACAGCCTTTTTACCGGCAGCAAAACAACCGCATTGGTGGATGCCATTGCAGGACTGGATGACTTTGAGCTGATCACCTTTTTAGTCATACAGGCGCGCAGGACATGA
- a CDS encoding DUF2726 domain-containing protein, whose translation MIDFFWIIIVIVGIYGVFSLLTKKFKKLLGTFLSALTPGDGAFKFKYVKRSALFTPAERSFLKVIDQIVGDDYRVFGKVRLADIIQTESNRSGSQWQTAFNKISGKHVDFVVCDKNTLAVLGAVELDDRSHNLSHRKKRDEFVDQALSSAEIPILHVRTASKYSIQTIKRQMFEGLELKRLVFKPDREVPAGKAITDPPKENFGKCPVCGARLTRRMIDYGKHAGKYILSCTKFPVCKYVTPFKEKPCNDDKPFQLTDLNPGKISGKDSSWDTSDNFKID comes from the coding sequence ATGATAGATTTTTTTTGGATCATTATTGTTATTGTCGGAATCTACGGGGTATTTAGTTTACTGACAAAGAAGTTTAAAAAACTGCTTGGCACTTTTTTGTCTGCACTAACGCCGGGAGATGGGGCGTTCAAGTTTAAATATGTCAAAAGAAGTGCTTTGTTTACACCGGCAGAGCGATCGTTTCTCAAAGTTATTGACCAGATTGTTGGAGACGACTATCGAGTATTTGGGAAAGTCCGTCTGGCAGATATTATCCAGACTGAATCGAATCGGTCGGGCAGTCAATGGCAGACCGCCTTTAACAAAATTTCCGGAAAACATGTCGATTTTGTCGTCTGTGACAAGAATACATTGGCTGTGCTGGGGGCCGTGGAACTGGATGACAGGTCTCATAATTTGAGTCATCGAAAAAAGAGGGATGAATTTGTAGATCAGGCATTGTCATCGGCGGAGATACCCATTCTGCATGTACGGACTGCATCAAAATATAGCATCCAGACGATAAAAAGACAGATGTTTGAAGGCCTTGAGCTGAAAAGGCTGGTATTTAAACCGGATCGGGAAGTGCCTGCCGGCAAGGCAATCACCGACCCCCCGAAGGAAAACTTCGGGAAGTGCCCCGTTTGCGGTGCCAGGTTAACCAGACGTATGATCGATTACGGCAAACATGCCGGAAAATATATTTTGTCCTGCACAAAATTCCCTGTGTGTAAGTATGTGACGCCTTTCAAAGAAAAACCGTGTAATGATGATAAACCCTTTCAGTTAACAGATTTGAATCCCGGAAAAATTTCAGGAAAAGATTCTTCATGGGACACTTCTGACAATTTTAAAATCGACTAA
- a CDS encoding DEAD/DEAH box helicase family protein, protein MKLKFKKQAYQTRAVEAVVDCFKGQLNTSGINYRIDPGNDTSKQMKLFDSSGFKNADLALNTSQVLENIQQVQRLQNLPQSSDLVKTKVTSLNLDVEMETGTGKTYCYIKTIFEMNKRYGWSKFIIVVPSIAIREGVYKSLEITAEHFLESYGKKIKFFIYNSRQLHNLKSFSSDAGINVMVINVQAFNARGKDNRRIYEELDEFQSRRPIDVIKANSPILILDEPQKMEGAKTLDSLKEFNSLMILRYSATHRTTHNKVHRLDALDAYNQKLVKKIAVRGITVKGLSGTNAYLYLESIELSRQSPSVRIELEVKQKSGIKRIIRKMKKGDNLFDLSNGLDQYKGFVIANINAITDAVSFTNGVELSAGEATGDINETALRRIQIREAIRAHFEKEQVLFHQGIKVLTLFFIDEVAKYRMYTDAGEEGGEYARIFEEEYCDYLRQPELPFNPEYQNYLKRIDVSRTHNGYFSIDKKSRRMIDPVTSNKSAETDDVDAYDLILKDKERLLSFEEPVRFIFSHSALREGWDNPNVFVICTLKHSNNTISRRQEVGRGLRIAVNQLGERQDDPATVHQTNVLTVVASESYKDFVTALQRDISDSLSERPRVADEAYFTGKMIITDSGAKEVTPQMAKQIYRYLLKNDYTDDNDHISQTYHEAVKNGTLSPLPDDLKPFKEEIFQLIDSVYSDAKLPQIEDDRAAKTNRLNANFDKKEFKELWNRINKKAAYSVHFDSSELVRKSVRTLDNELRVAPLQYTIQRGEQVDKVDYDDIKSGDGFVVRETATEFNRQSIHSAVKYDLVGKVAEAVQLTRKTVSDILGKIQKPVFDQFKTNPENFISETARLINEQKATVIIEYLTYDTVAETYDIDIFTNGQSKQDFRNAGEPLKRHIYDYVITDSGIERTFAKELDTSAEVSVYAKLPKGFFIPTPVGNYNPDWAISFKEGVVKHVYFVAETKGTMSSIQFKEIEKSKIECARKFFDEINRKINPENVKYDVVDSYGKLMELVGVDARNSQLSGRC, encoded by the coding sequence ATGAAACTTAAGTTCAAAAAACAGGCCTACCAGACCCGTGCAGTCGAAGCGGTGGTGGATTGCTTCAAGGGCCAGCTCAACACATCGGGCATCAATTACCGTATTGATCCGGGTAATGATACATCAAAACAGATGAAACTGTTTGATTCTTCCGGTTTTAAAAACGCCGATCTGGCACTGAACACCTCTCAGGTGCTGGAAAATATTCAGCAGGTTCAGCGGCTTCAGAATCTTCCCCAATCCAGTGATCTGGTCAAAACAAAAGTCACTTCTCTCAATCTGGATGTTGAAATGGAGACCGGTACCGGAAAGACCTATTGCTATATCAAGACCATTTTCGAGATGAACAAACGCTACGGCTGGAGCAAGTTTATTATTGTTGTACCCAGCATCGCCATCCGGGAAGGCGTCTATAAATCTCTGGAGATAACCGCCGAACATTTTTTGGAGTCCTACGGTAAAAAAATAAAATTCTTTATCTACAATTCCAGGCAGCTTCATAACCTTAAGAGTTTTTCCTCGGATGCCGGTATCAATGTGATGGTGATCAACGTGCAGGCCTTTAATGCACGGGGGAAAGATAACCGTCGTATCTATGAAGAACTCGATGAATTCCAGAGCCGCAGGCCGATTGATGTCATTAAGGCCAACAGCCCCATTCTGATTCTGGATGAACCGCAGAAAATGGAGGGCGCAAAAACGCTGGATTCTCTCAAAGAGTTTAATTCTTTGATGATATTGCGCTATTCGGCCACGCACAGGACCACCCACAACAAAGTGCACCGGCTCGATGCCCTGGATGCCTACAACCAGAAGCTGGTGAAAAAGATTGCCGTACGCGGCATAACGGTAAAGGGCCTTTCCGGAACCAATGCCTATCTTTATCTGGAATCCATTGAACTGTCCAGGCAAAGCCCGTCTGTCCGCATCGAGCTGGAGGTAAAGCAGAAAAGCGGTATTAAACGGATCATACGAAAGATGAAAAAGGGGGACAACCTGTTTGATTTGTCCAATGGGCTGGATCAGTACAAAGGTTTTGTCATTGCAAATATCAATGCCATAACAGATGCTGTGAGTTTCACAAATGGTGTGGAATTGAGCGCCGGGGAAGCCACAGGAGACATCAATGAAACGGCCCTTCGGCGTATCCAGATTCGGGAAGCTATCAGGGCTCATTTTGAAAAAGAACAGGTGCTGTTTCACCAGGGCATTAAAGTGCTCACGCTTTTTTTTATCGACGAGGTCGCCAAATACCGGATGTACACGGATGCCGGAGAAGAAGGCGGGGAATATGCCAGGATTTTTGAAGAAGAATATTGCGATTATTTGAGACAACCGGAATTGCCTTTTAATCCTGAATATCAAAATTATTTGAAACGCATCGATGTATCGAGAACCCATAATGGCTATTTCTCGATTGATAAAAAATCCCGGCGAATGATTGATCCGGTAACCAGCAACAAATCAGCCGAAACAGATGATGTGGATGCCTATGATTTAATTCTGAAAGACAAAGAGCGTCTGCTCTCTTTTGAAGAACCGGTGCGGTTTATTTTCTCTCACTCGGCCCTGCGAGAAGGCTGGGATAATCCCAATGTTTTCGTGATTTGCACCTTGAAACACAGTAACAACACCATATCGCGACGACAGGAAGTGGGGCGTGGACTTCGTATTGCGGTGAACCAGCTCGGGGAAAGACAGGATGATCCGGCCACGGTACATCAGACGAATGTCCTGACGGTTGTGGCCAGTGAAAGCTATAAAGATTTTGTGACGGCACTGCAACGGGATATCAGTGATTCACTTTCCGAAAGACCGCGTGTTGCCGATGAAGCCTATTTTACCGGCAAAATGATCATAACCGATAGTGGTGCCAAGGAAGTAACGCCTCAGATGGCCAAACAGATCTACAGATATTTGCTTAAGAACGATTATACAGATGACAATGACCATATTTCCCAAACATACCATGAGGCGGTAAAAAATGGGACGCTCTCCCCACTGCCGGATGACTTGAAACCCTTTAAGGAAGAGATTTTTCAATTGATCGACAGCGTTTACAGTGATGCAAAACTGCCGCAAATTGAAGATGACCGTGCTGCCAAAACCAATCGGCTGAATGCCAATTTTGACAAAAAAGAATTCAAGGAACTTTGGAACCGGATTAATAAAAAGGCTGCCTACAGCGTCCATTTTGACAGCAGTGAATTGGTTCGTAAGAGCGTGAGGACGCTGGATAACGAGTTGCGGGTAGCTCCGCTGCAGTATACCATTCAGCGCGGGGAACAGGTAGATAAAGTAGACTATGATGATATAAAGTCCGGTGACGGTTTTGTGGTGCGCGAAACAGCCACTGAATTCAATCGGCAATCAATCCATTCTGCGGTTAAATATGACTTGGTGGGAAAAGTGGCTGAAGCCGTTCAGCTGACTCGAAAAACAGTTTCTGATATTCTGGGCAAAATTCAAAAACCGGTTTTTGACCAGTTTAAAACCAATCCGGAAAATTTCATTTCAGAAACCGCCCGGCTGATCAACGAACAGAAAGCAACTGTTATCATCGAGTATCTGACCTATGATACGGTCGCTGAAACCTACGATATTGACATCTTTACCAACGGTCAGAGTAAACAGGATTTTCGTAATGCCGGTGAGCCACTAAAACGGCATATCTATGACTACGTGATAACCGATTCAGGTATCGAGCGTACCTTTGCTAAAGAGTTGGACACCAGCGCTGAAGTGTCCGTCTACGCAAAACTCCCAAAAGGATTCTTCATCCCAACCCCGGTTGGCAATTATAATCCGGATTGGGCCATTTCTTTTAAAGAAGGTGTGGTCAAGCACGTCTATTTTGTAGCTGAAACAAAAGGTACCATGTCATCAATTCAATTTAAAGAAATTGAAAAGTCCAAGATCGAATGTGCCCGAAAATTTTTCGATGAAATCAATCGAAAAATAAATCCGGAAAATGTTAAATACGATGTGGTCGATAGCTACGGAAAATTGATGGAACTCGTCGGAGTTGATGCTCGCAATTCACAGCTTTCGGGGAGGTGTTAA
- a CDS encoding site-specific DNA-methyltransferase, translating to MEKLKMHSSNVTQANIEKLAELFPNCVTESKADNGELKKTIDFDQLRQELSGTIVEGPQERYHLNWPGKREALLTANAPIAKTLRPCREESVEFDTTRNLFIEGDNLDALKLLQETYLGKVKMIYIDPPYNTGKDFIYEDDFAESTEEYLRKSNQKDDQGNRLIANTDSNGRFHSDWLSMMYPRLKLAKNLLKDDGVIFISIDDGENINIRKLCHEIFGEENFVGNIIWKNVTDNNPTNIATEHEYIVVYAKSKINLEPVWKSKLSDVKDVLINIGNELIENYEDQDALQKKYSKWFRDNKTQLGVLDRYKYIDQGGVYTGSQSVHNPGKEGYRYDVIHPETKLPCKEPLMGYRFPEATMNKLLEKGKILFGNDHNKIIELKVYAKDYLEKLSSVEVLDGRLGAYDVRQLFPEFKKAFTNPKPVVLIEKYLSFILSESDIVLDFFAGSATTAHAVMQLNAEDGGNRKFIMVQLPEVCDEKSEAYKAGYSTIAEIGKERIRRAGKKIKEDNANKEGIDKLDIGFRVLKVDSSNMADVYYAPDAVTQKQLSLMTDNIKPDRTAEDLLFQVLLDWGVDLALPVIREIIADKEVFFVDGNALAACFVKDSGITEDFVKKLAKREPLRVVFRDAGFKDDSVKINVEQIFKLMSSHTDIKTI from the coding sequence ATGGAAAAATTGAAAATGCACAGCTCCAACGTGACCCAGGCCAATATTGAAAAGCTGGCGGAGCTGTTCCCGAATTGCGTCACAGAAAGCAAGGCTGATAACGGCGAACTCAAAAAAACGATTGATTTTGATCAGCTCCGACAGGAGTTGTCCGGAACCATCGTGGAAGGCCCTCAGGAACGCTATCACCTGAACTGGCCGGGAAAACGTGAAGCACTGCTTACCGCCAATGCCCCCATTGCCAAAACCCTGCGCCCCTGCCGGGAAGAAAGTGTGGAGTTTGATACCACCCGGAACCTTTTTATCGAAGGTGACAATCTGGATGCCTTGAAGTTGCTTCAGGAAACCTATCTGGGCAAGGTGAAGATGATCTATATCGATCCACCGTATAACACGGGAAAAGATTTTATCTACGAGGATGATTTTGCGGAAAGCACTGAGGAATATCTTCGAAAATCCAATCAGAAAGATGACCAGGGGAACCGTCTAATAGCCAATACCGACTCCAATGGCCGGTTTCATTCTGATTGGCTTTCTATGATGTATCCAAGGCTGAAATTAGCGAAAAACCTACTAAAAGATGATGGAGTTATTTTTATCAGTATTGATGATGGCGAAAATATCAATATCCGAAAGCTGTGCCATGAAATCTTTGGGGAGGAAAATTTTGTCGGTAACATAATTTGGAAAAATGTTACTGACAATAACCCGACGAACATAGCTACGGAGCATGAATACATTGTTGTTTATGCTAAATCAAAAATTAATCTCGAGCCTGTATGGAAGTCCAAACTTTCAGACGTGAAAGATGTTCTAATCAATATTGGAAATGAGTTGATTGAAAATTATGAAGATCAAGATGCTCTCCAGAAAAAGTATTCAAAATGGTTTCGAGATAACAAAACTCAATTAGGGGTTTTAGACAGATATAAGTATATCGACCAAGGTGGTGTCTATACAGGAAGCCAAAGCGTTCATAACCCTGGCAAAGAAGGATATAGGTATGATGTTATTCATCCCGAGACAAAACTGCCTTGCAAAGAACCATTAATGGGTTATCGCTTCCCTGAAGCTACAATGAATAAGCTGCTTGAGAAAGGGAAAATTCTGTTTGGAAATGATCATAATAAGATCATTGAGTTAAAGGTTTATGCAAAGGACTATTTGGAGAAATTGTCAAGCGTAGAGGTTCTTGATGGAAGACTCGGAGCTTATGATGTTCGGCAGTTGTTTCCAGAGTTTAAGAAAGCGTTTACCAACCCTAAACCAGTTGTATTAATAGAGAAATATCTATCTTTTATTTTATCTGAATCAGACATTGTTCTTGACTTTTTCGCCGGTTCCGCCACCACCGCTCACGCCGTCATGCAACTCAACGCCGAAGACGGCGGTAACCGCAAGTTCATCATGGTACAGCTTCCAGAAGTGTGTGATGAAAAATCAGAAGCCTACAAGGCAGGATATTCAACCATCGCCGAAATCGGCAAAGAACGTATCCGTCGGGCCGGAAAGAAAATCAAAGAAGATAATGCGAACAAAGAAGGCATCGACAAACTCGATATCGGTTTCCGCGTTCTTAAGGTCGACTCCTCAAACATGGCGGACGTCTACTACGCCCCTGATGCGGTTACTCAAAAGCAGCTTTCCTTGATGACCGACAATATCAAACCCGATCGCACGGCCGAAGATCTCCTCTTTCAGGTACTGCTCGATTGGGGAGTGGATCTGGCTTTGCCTGTCATCAGAGAGATCATCGCAGACAAAGAGGTTTTCTTTGTGGACGGGAATGCTCTGGCCGCCTGTTTTGTCAAGGATAGTGGAATCACCGAGGATTTTGTAAAAAAACTGGCCAAACGTGAGCCTTTGCGAGTGGTATTCCGTGATGCGGGCTTTAAGGATGACAGCGTGAAAATCAACGTGGAACAAATTTTCAAGCTCATGTCATCGCATACGGACATTAAAACCATTTAA
- a CDS encoding DUF4391 domain-containing protein codes for MSFLYDFPKKAAFGKVLPKSKIYEHASPTPSVKDLFIREVDKIVWSYKLSPETVNLPAKGSVQEIQVFTIALKTGTLKHEVLQTIDKAIPSPILFALSFEHKIRYIAAYKRRNEADMSKWVVSGYFETNWMPDDTGRIVLPVVLDLGALYSSMLENIIPLPSRQNETIDELVSRVEKLRLKEREAVKAAVRLKKKKQFNRRVEINAELRGLKQEIEALKI; via the coding sequence ATGAGTTTTTTGTATGATTTTCCTAAAAAAGCAGCGTTCGGGAAGGTCTTGCCTAAAAGCAAGATTTACGAACATGCTTCACCGACACCTTCAGTCAAGGACCTGTTTATCCGGGAAGTGGATAAGATCGTCTGGTCTTACAAACTGTCACCGGAAACCGTTAATCTGCCGGCTAAAGGTAGTGTGCAGGAAATTCAGGTGTTCACGATAGCGCTTAAAACCGGAACACTCAAACACGAGGTGTTGCAGACCATTGACAAGGCCATCCCGTCACCCATCCTTTTTGCGCTGTCGTTTGAACACAAAATCCGTTATATTGCCGCCTATAAACGCCGAAACGAAGCGGATATGAGCAAGTGGGTGGTAAGCGGCTATTTTGAAACGAATTGGATGCCTGATGATACCGGGCGGATTGTTCTGCCGGTTGTTTTAGACCTTGGTGCGCTTTATTCCAGCATGTTGGAAAATATCATACCGCTTCCTTCAAGACAAAACGAAACGATTGATGAGCTTGTCTCTCGGGTGGAAAAACTGCGGTTAAAGGAACGGGAGGCTGTCAAAGCAGCGGTCCGTCTGAAAAAGAAAAAACAGTTTAATCGCAGGGTGGAGATCAATGCGGAGCTTAGAGGCCTTAAACAGGAAATTGAGGCTTTAAAAATATAA